A window of the Brassica napus cultivar Da-Ae chromosome C5, Da-Ae, whole genome shotgun sequence genome harbors these coding sequences:
- the LOC106376919 gene encoding uncharacterized protein LOC106376919, giving the protein MGPKTRGGMVRRSRRSQGLEAETEFIEITRKSTKMRKLNKGKEVAIEEENIEIRQESADEVPTKVSEDVNEADGDGDGDDPHVEIEVENVIAEEQSQSENGVTEEPSQPREADMEAENGVTQEPSQPREADMEPENGFTQEPSQSREADMEPENGVTQEPSQPREADIETENGISGAEASPSDGKQKKKRGPTKMRKVAKDHQEKVSVSFTELGEHVGPGSVTLSSFLGPLVREHVTVLLDDWRNLDKQTKDTLWEEIQARFDLKEEWQKDSVFKQMGCLWRSGKSRLVSQLRNAKSSTERAALKPSNIRSVQVWSAWVKSRTSSVFKAKSEKYRALRRAQIPHTTSRRGMNRLACEMKKKSEDPKKISRSKVWIAGHTHSDGRPVRPEFAETIEKIISLDSQMDSTSSVNIKEDAVSQVLGVDKPGRVRGLGRGITATKLAFLSARDSKLADLESEIKDLKILVRDLAGNKKNNDDCVSPSEASYVYKEGTRVQLLDWCESKDVVVAEGEFCSAEGTYKIGRIPIGPNAAAVVVKSVSNPKASVWRPTTDVRNLQEAAGCKIPWPIDKLILDSASNNHPVSSDVLRSKNTTVDDLERCKIYDWVKGVEVIAEGFMGSTDPYEMVNNVPLGPNAVVMRVAKVINGKAFLWRPTSDMTTMSDAVNEKIAWPLHNVSVIKVPEDEGEASVRRPSLSPSGSTSSTRSGGKKKCILLDHNNSGRKVAEGRVSSTDPLCLVHHVPLGPNASRVWVEVALIEDASLWRPNSFLEDISDAVGSTVAWPNDKILYV; this is encoded by the exons ATGGGGCCGAAGACACGAGGAGGAATGGTTAGAAGAAGCAGACGTTCCCAAGGTCTGGAAGCAGAAACAGAGTTCATTGAGATAACCAGAAAGAGTACGAAAATGCGTAAGTTAAATAAGGGAAAAGAAGTTGCtattgaagaagaaaacattgAGATAAGGCAAGAAAGTGCTGACGAAGTCCCGACAAAGGTTTCTGAAGATGTTAATGAGGcggatggtgatggtgatggtgatgatcCACATGTGGAAATTGAAGTTGAGAATGTCATTGCTGAAGAACAGTCTCAGTCTGAGAATGGAGTTACTGAAGAACCTTCTCAGCCGAGAGAAGCTGACATGGAAGCTGAAAATGGAGTTACTCAAGAACCTTCTCAGCCGAGAGAAGCTGACATGGAACCTGAGAATGGATTTACTCAAGAACCTTCTCAGTCGAGAGAAGCTGACATGGAACCTGAGAATGGAGTTACTCAAGAACCTTCTCAGCCGAGAGAAGCTGACATTGAAACTGAGAATGGCATTTCAGGAGCAGAAGCATCGCCATCTGAtggaaaacaaaagaagaaaagaggacCCACAAAGATGCGTAAAGTGGCCAAGGATCATCAAGAGAAGGTTTCTGTGTCATTCACTGAGCTTGGCGAACATGTAGGTCCTGGATCAGTGACACTTTCATCGTTCCTTGGACCCCTTGTACGCGAACATGTGACTGTACTTCTtgatgattggaggaatcttgATAAGCAGACAAAGGACACATTATGGGAGGAAATTCAG GCGAGGTTTGATTTGAAAGAAGAGTGGCAAAAAGATTCAGTCTTCAAACAGATGGGCTGTTTGTGGAGATCTGGAAAGTCAAGGCTTGTATCACAACTGCGAAATGCAAAAAGCTCCACAGAGAGAGCAGCACTGAAACCAAGCAACATTCGATCTGTTCAGGTTTGGAGCGCTTGGGTTAAGAGTAGGACTTCGTCTGTGTTCAAG GCAAAGAGTGAAAAGTACAGAGCACTAAGGAGAGCTCAGATTCCTCACACCACTAGTCGTAGAGGAATGAATCGTCTAGCTTGTGAAATG aaaaaaaagagtgaagaccCTAAGAAGATTAGCCGGAGCAAGGTCTGGATAGCAGGACACACTCACTCTGATGGTAGACCTGTTAGACCTGAGTTTGCTGAAACCATT gaaaaaataatttcactTGATAGTCAAATGGACTCCACATCCAGTGTTAATATAAAAGAAGATGCTGTTAGTCAAGTGTTGGGAGTAGACAAACCTGGACGAGTCAGAGGGTTGGGAAGAGGGATTACTGCTACGAAACTAGCATTCTTGTCAGCTAGAGACTCCAAACTTGCCGACTTGGAaagcgagattaaagacttgaAGATTCTGGTCCGTGACTTAGCTGGAAATAAG aAAAACAATGATGATTGTGTTTCTCCATCTGAGGCTAGTTATGTATACAAAGAAGGAACTAGAGTTCAACTACTTGATTGGTGTGAGTCAAAAGATGTTGTTGTCGCTGAAGGAGAATTCTGCTCTGCTGAAGGTACATACAAGATTGGTCGTATTCCGATTGGTCCTAACGCCGCGGCGGTTGTTGTAAAGTCGGTATCAAACCCGAAGGCATCTGTTTGGAGGCCAACTACGGATGTGCGTAATCTTCAGGAAGCAGCGGGATGCAAAATTCCATGGCCAATTGATAAACTGATACTAGATAGTGCATCGAACAACCATCCAGTTTCCTCGGATGTGTTAAGATCAAAG AATACTACCGTAGATGATCTTGAAAGGTGCAAGATCTACGATTGGGTTAAGGGCGTCGAGGTAATCGCTGAAGGTTTTATGGGTTCGACTGACCCATATGAGATGGTGAACAATGTTCCTTTGGGTCCGAATGCTGTAGTTATGAGAGTTGCTAAGGTGATTAATGGGAAAGCTTTTCTATGGAGGCCAACAAGTGACATGACAACAATGAGTGATGCTGTTAATGAAAAGATCGCATGGCCGCTCCATAATGTATCAGTAATTAAAGTTCCTGAAGATGAAGGGGAAGCTAGTGTCAGAAGGCCTTCATTG AGTCCAAGTGGCAGCACTAGTTCCACCCGTTCAGGTGGTAAAAAGAAGTGCATCTTGTTGGACCACAACAACTCAGGACGGAAAGTCGCAGAAGGCAGAGTAAGTAGTACTGATCCATTGTGTTTAGTCCATCACGTCCCGTTAGGTCCCAATGCAAGTCGGGTCTGGGTTGAAGTGGCCTTGATTGAAGATGCATCTCTATGGAGACCAAACTCTTTTCTGGAAGACATATCAGATGCTGTGGGCAGCACAGTGGCTTGGCCAAATGATAAGATTCTGTATGTTTAA